The following coding sequences are from one Desulfosoma caldarium window:
- a CDS encoding tetratricopeptide repeat-containing sulfotransferase family protein, producing the protein MQPELVVAALKDCPIESMTPKVKAVLALAQVTAGAMESLELLQEVASQNPDAEDPFWLSDVGLACLLTGNVDKACDLLQQATRSSLATAVDFGRLAAVYLAQGDLEQARIHYQEAVDREPGHAVWHSNLAGILVRQQRLEEALAQYEAALRLDPDLVQAQQGRTSVLVAMERTEELVEELTSRLKQDPDSLETRLQLARLMDLDNQLTEAVRTLREAFVPVDEITPPPADLPLEQKKETEWWKQIALRAELARIFMERSRPAMALHLYRQIEKLQPENPVPCFVGQASAQCELGEYQEALELLSKAEAFLKEKRELPEAVLLSAPSQSLPETPGTFLNIELVRSHILCESGEYEKAEEILREQLKTYPGHAGLLSSLGQTLLWTGKLDEAAELFQEAAKVNPMALAQLVSARRMPEDEQSIEVMRQVADNPLYNYAVRSNMAFALAEVFEKRGEYADAWHYLDLANSLVNKRLNYDPKAFSRRVDDNCLFFTKAFFAKQERIRLSDRTPIFVVGMPRSGTTLTEQILCSHPQIYGAGELDIMSRLVYLMPRVLQSKEHYPFCMEALTPHLREEAARFYLYRLKFYDTEHEYVVDKMPHNFMHLGLIAIIFPKAKIIHVRRDPRDTALSNYQQNFKARHGGLGYAFDLEKLAMQLNDYHRMMKHWRAVLPIPMFEFRYEDLVEDLATWSRKLIEFVGLEWDESMMEFYKTQRAVRTASVSQVRQPIYKTSKQKWRKYEAYMKPFFDNLNPKILEEWEA; encoded by the coding sequence ATGCAGCCTGAGCTCGTGGTTGCGGCGCTCAAAGATTGTCCCATTGAATCCATGACCCCGAAGGTGAAGGCCGTCTTGGCTTTGGCGCAGGTCACCGCGGGTGCGATGGAATCCCTCGAGCTGTTACAGGAAGTGGCCTCACAGAATCCGGATGCCGAAGACCCTTTCTGGCTTTCCGACGTGGGTTTGGCTTGTCTTCTCACCGGCAATGTGGACAAGGCCTGTGACCTATTGCAACAGGCCACCCGAAGTTCCTTGGCCACAGCCGTCGACTTTGGGCGCTTGGCCGCCGTGTACCTGGCCCAAGGCGATTTGGAACAGGCTCGAATTCATTACCAGGAAGCTGTTGACCGCGAACCGGGCCATGCTGTCTGGCACAGCAACCTTGCGGGGATTTTGGTCCGTCAGCAGCGCCTGGAAGAAGCCCTGGCGCAGTACGAGGCAGCCCTGCGGCTTGATCCCGACCTGGTTCAGGCCCAGCAGGGCCGAACATCGGTCCTGGTTGCCATGGAACGCACGGAAGAACTGGTCGAGGAACTCACAAGCCGGCTGAAGCAGGATCCGGACTCTTTGGAGACACGCCTGCAACTGGCCAGATTGATGGACCTGGACAACCAGTTGACGGAGGCCGTGCGCACCCTTCGCGAGGCCTTTGTTCCGGTTGACGAAATCACGCCACCGCCGGCCGATCTTCCCCTTGAACAAAAGAAGGAAACCGAGTGGTGGAAGCAGATCGCCCTGCGGGCCGAATTGGCCCGGATTTTTATGGAACGCAGTCGACCCGCCATGGCGTTGCACCTTTACCGGCAGATAGAGAAATTACAACCCGAAAATCCCGTGCCGTGTTTTGTGGGCCAGGCGAGTGCACAATGTGAATTGGGTGAGTACCAGGAAGCCCTTGAACTGCTGAGCAAAGCAGAAGCCTTTTTAAAAGAAAAAAGAGAGTTGCCTGAAGCGGTTTTGTTGAGTGCACCATCCCAGAGCCTGCCTGAAACTCCGGGCACGTTTCTCAATATAGAGCTGGTTCGCTCGCATATTTTGTGTGAAAGCGGTGAGTACGAAAAAGCAGAGGAAATACTGCGCGAACAACTCAAGACCTACCCAGGCCATGCAGGGCTTTTATCGTCCCTTGGCCAGACGCTGCTCTGGACCGGTAAACTGGATGAAGCGGCAGAGCTTTTTCAGGAGGCGGCCAAGGTCAACCCCATGGCCCTGGCTCAACTGGTCAGCGCCAGACGCATGCCTGAAGACGAACAATCCATTGAGGTGATGCGCCAGGTTGCGGACAACCCCTTATACAACTATGCCGTCCGCTCCAATATGGCCTTTGCCCTGGCTGAGGTGTTTGAAAAACGAGGGGAATACGCCGACGCGTGGCATTACTTGGATCTGGCCAATTCGCTCGTCAACAAGCGCCTAAACTATGACCCCAAAGCCTTTTCCAGAAGGGTGGATGACAACTGTTTGTTTTTTACAAAGGCCTTTTTTGCCAAACAAGAACGCATTCGGCTCAGTGACCGAACGCCGATCTTTGTGGTTGGGATGCCCAGGTCCGGCACAACCCTGACCGAGCAGATTCTCTGTTCGCATCCCCAGATTTATGGTGCCGGTGAACTGGATATTATGTCCCGGCTGGTTTACCTCATGCCGCGGGTTCTCCAATCCAAAGAACACTACCCCTTCTGCATGGAGGCTTTGACACCGCATCTTCGCGAAGAAGCGGCTCGTTTCTATTTGTACAGGCTAAAATTCTATGACACCGAACACGAATATGTGGTGGACAAGATGCCGCACAACTTTATGCATCTTGGCCTCATCGCCATAATCTTTCCCAAGGCCAAGATCATCCATGTGCGGCGTGATCCCCGCGACACGGCGTTGTCCAACTACCAACAAAATTTCAAGGCCAGACACGGCGGCCTTGGGTATGCTTTTGACCTGGAAAAATTGGCCATGCAGCTTAATGACTACCACCGCATGATGAAACACTGGCGCGCGGTTTTGCCCATTCCCATGTTTGAATTTCGGTATGAAGACCTGGTGGAAGACCTGGCCACCTGGAGCCGCAAGCTGATTGAATTTGTCGGTCTCGAATGGGACGAATCCATGATGGAGTTCTACAAAACCCAACGCGCGGTGCGCACGGCCAGTGTCTCCCAGGTCCGCCAACCGATTTATAAAACGTCCAAGCAAAAATGGCGAAAATACGAAGCCTACATGAAGCCGTTTTTTGACAATCTCAATCCCAAAATACTCGAGGAATGGGAAGCGTAA